One part of the Marichromatium purpuratum 984 genome encodes these proteins:
- a CDS encoding DUF1841 family protein, whose translation MFSDDRQSYRSAFVTAWRKAAEEQPLDPTETQIVAVARAHPEYHALLEAGDDALDRDFLPEHGETNPFLHMGLHMAVLDQLGTDQPRGIRARYQTLVARLGDTHAAEHRVMECLAQTMWRLQREPGATFDETTYLDCIGRSSKPGKSRKSRKSR comes from the coding sequence ATGTTCTCCGACGATCGACAGAGCTATCGCAGTGCCTTCGTGACCGCCTGGCGCAAGGCCGCCGAGGAGCAGCCGCTCGACCCCACCGAGACGCAGATCGTTGCCGTCGCACGCGCCCACCCCGAGTACCACGCCCTGCTCGAGGCCGGCGACGACGCGCTCGATCGCGACTTCCTCCCCGAACACGGGGAGACCAACCCCTTCCTCCACATGGGGCTGCACATGGCGGTGCTCGACCAGTTGGGCACCGACCAGCCGCGCGGCATTCGCGCGCGCTACCAGACGCTGGTCGCCAGACTCGGCGACACCCACGCCGCCGAGCACCGCGTCATGGAGTGTCTCGCGCAGACGATGTGGCGATTGCAGCGCGAGCCCGGCGCCACTTTCGACGAGACGACCTATCTCGACTGCATCGGCAGGTCGTCCAAGCCCGGCAAGTCGCGAAAATCCCGCAAGTCACGCTGA
- a CDS encoding HvfA family oxazolone/thioamide-modified RiPP metallophore gives MSDIKTKTTLTTASGLLGAALVGSLAAVAPASAEQNPFAATVMDSGYMQLASADAEGKCGEGKCGGDKDSEGNCGGDKGMEGKCGEGKCGGAS, from the coding sequence ATGTCCGACATCAAGACCAAGACCACCCTGACCACCGCCTCCGGCCTGCTCGGCGCCGCCCTGGTTGGCAGCCTCGCCGCCGTCGCCCCGGCCAGCGCCGAGCAGAACCCCTTCGCCGCCACGGTGATGGATAGCGGCTACATGCAGCTCGCCTCGGCCGACGCCGAGGGTAAGTGTGGCGAAGGCAAATGCGGTGGCGACAAGGACAGCGAGGGCAACTGCGGCGGCGACAAGGGCATGGAAGGCAAGTGCGGCGAAGGCAAGTGTGGCGGCGCGAGCTAG
- a CDS encoding HvfB family MNIO-type RiPP peptide maturase: MTTGPAGIHGAGLGLRREFVRAVLDTPPAAVDFYEIAPENWVGMGGANARRLRALTERHPFVCHGLSLSLGGPAPLDLELVRAIGDFLDVHDIEIYSEHLSYCSDDGQLYDLLPIPFTEAAIAHVVARISRVQDILGRRIAVENVSYYAAPGQEMTEIDFIGAVLERADCELLLDVNNIHVNAVNHGYDALDFLRALPGERIRYGHVAGHYVASPELCIDTHGSAVIDPVWSLLAAAYDHFGVFPTLLERDFNIPPLAQLIDEVAQITTIQRRALPERAHG, from the coding sequence ATGACCACCGGACCCGCGGGCATCCACGGCGCCGGTCTGGGGCTACGGCGCGAGTTCGTGCGCGCCGTGCTCGACACGCCTCCGGCGGCGGTCGATTTCTATGAAATCGCTCCGGAGAATTGGGTCGGCATGGGCGGGGCCAACGCCCGACGGCTGCGCGCCCTGACCGAGCGTCACCCTTTCGTCTGTCACGGGCTGTCGCTCTCGCTCGGCGGACCGGCGCCGCTCGACCTGGAGCTGGTGCGTGCGATCGGCGACTTCCTCGATGTCCACGACATCGAGATCTACTCCGAGCACCTGAGTTATTGCAGCGACGACGGCCAGCTCTACGACCTGCTGCCGATCCCCTTCACCGAGGCAGCCATCGCTCACGTCGTCGCCCGCATCAGTCGGGTGCAGGACATCCTCGGGCGCCGCATCGCCGTCGAGAACGTCTCCTACTACGCAGCGCCCGGCCAGGAAATGACCGAGATCGACTTCATCGGCGCGGTGCTCGAACGCGCCGATTGCGAGCTGCTGCTCGACGTCAACAACATCCACGTCAATGCCGTCAATCACGGCTACGACGCCCTCGATTTCCTCCGCGCCCTGCCCGGCGAGCGCATCCGCTACGGTCATGTCGCCGGACACTATGTCGCCTCCCCGGAGCTGTGCATCGACACCCACGGCAGCGCGGTGATCGACCCGGTCTGGTCGCTGCTGGCGGCAGCCTACGACCACTTCGGCGTCTTCCCCACCCTGCTCGAGCGCGACTTCAACATCCCACCCCTGGCGCAACTCATCGACGAGGTCGCACAGATCACCACGATCCAGCGCCGCGCCCTGCCGGAGCGCGCCCATGGTTGA
- a CDS encoding HvfC family RiPP maturation protein, with amino-acid sequence MVEFAAHQQAFCAHLRDPERADAPTDVAPERMRVYRELIFNNLDSLLAGSFPVLHRILKSAHWHALVRAFLVEHRARTPLFHRLPGEFVDFLGQRPTTADDPPFLLELAHYEWVEIALHNSEAEADLEGIDPNGDLLAATPVRSPLAWSLSYRFPVHRIAPDHQPETPAAEPVQLVVLRDRTQQVRFIEINAVTQRLLQRIETTPSSSGREALLGIAAELRHPEPERVIEFGATTLARLRAEGVLLGTRPAITPVIAA; translated from the coding sequence ATGGTTGAGTTCGCCGCCCACCAACAGGCCTTCTGCGCCCACCTGCGCGACCCCGAACGGGCCGACGCGCCGACTGACGTCGCACCCGAGCGGATGCGCGTCTATCGCGAGCTGATCTTCAACAACCTCGACTCACTGCTCGCCGGCAGCTTCCCGGTGCTCCACCGCATCCTCAAGTCGGCGCACTGGCACGCGCTGGTACGCGCCTTTCTCGTCGAACACCGCGCTCGCACGCCATTGTTCCACCGTCTCCCCGGCGAATTCGTCGACTTCCTCGGGCAGCGCCCCACCACCGCCGACGACCCGCCCTTCCTGCTCGAACTGGCGCACTACGAATGGGTCGAGATCGCGCTGCACAACAGCGAAGCCGAGGCCGACCTCGAGGGCATCGACCCCAACGGCGACCTGCTCGCCGCCACGCCGGTACGCAGCCCCCTGGCCTGGTCACTGAGCTATCGCTTTCCCGTCCATCGCATCGCCCCGGATCACCAGCCCGAGACCCCAGCCGCCGAGCCGGTACAACTGGTGGTGCTGCGCGACCGCACCCAGCAAGTGCGCTTCATCGAGATCAACGCCGTCACCCAGCGCCTGCTGCAACGCATCGAGACCACCCCATCGTCGAGCGGACGCGAAGCGCTGCTGGGCATCGCCGCCGAACTGCGCCACCCCGAGCCCGAGCGAGTGATCGAATTCGGCGCCACGACCCTCGCGCGTCTCCGTGCCGAGGGCGTGCTGCTCGGCACCCGTCCCGCCATCACGCCAGTGATCGCGGCCTGA
- a CDS encoding host attachment protein encodes MPTWVLVADTSRARIFHAEKAASPIEEVHTLAFPEARLRQGDLNTDRGGRGHDPSTGGHGINGEGGLKQEHAERFANLICNALETARLEGAFKKLYVIAAPSFLGVLRKQLSTSLRQLVAGEVDKNLTTQSPTNIRKNLPDFL; translated from the coding sequence ATGCCAACTTGGGTTCTGGTCGCTGATACGAGCCGTGCTCGAATCTTCCACGCCGAGAAGGCCGCAAGCCCGATCGAAGAAGTCCACACCCTGGCCTTTCCCGAGGCCCGATTACGCCAGGGGGACCTGAACACCGACCGCGGCGGCCGCGGACACGACCCCAGCACCGGAGGACATGGCATCAACGGTGAAGGCGGACTCAAGCAGGAACACGCCGAGCGCTTCGCCAACCTCATCTGCAACGCCCTCGAGACCGCGCGACTCGAAGGCGCCTTCAAGAAACTCTACGTGATCGCCGCGCCCAGTTTCCTCGGCGTGCTGCGCAAGCAACTGTCGACCTCGCTGCGCCAGCTGGTCGCCGGCGAGGTCGACAAGAACCTCACCACCCAGAGTCCCACCAACATCCGCAAGAACCTGCCCGACTTCCTCTGA
- the sthA gene encoding Si-specific NAD(P)(+) transhydrogenase has translation MTTREFDTIVIGAGPGGEGAAMKLAKTGQRIAVVEAHERVGGGCTHWGTIPSKALRHAIQLLADYRRNPLFQHTQHQIEVEFPDLLRAADGAIDDQVRTRFRYYRRNRVEVVFGRAVFLEPDLIEVRRARGPSERLRAKHFVIATGSRPYHPPDIDFSHPRVLDSDSVLGLQQTPRSLTIYGAGVIGCEYASIMGALDVKVNLVNTRDRLLSFLDDEITDALSYHLRQQGVVIRHDEVYEHVEPEADGVVLHCRSGKKFKTDYLLWANGRAGNTQDMGLEEIGLAPNSRGQLEVNASYQTALEHIYAVGDVAGPPALASASYDQGRFVGAHIADGECGWSLIDEFPTGIYTVPEISSVGRTERELTAAQIPYEVAQADFKSIARAQITGHTVGMLKLLFHRETLEILGIHCFGEQAAEIVHIGQAIMSQQGSANNIRYFTETTFNYPTMAEAYRVAALNGLNRLF, from the coding sequence ATGACCACGCGCGAGTTCGACACCATCGTCATCGGGGCCGGCCCCGGCGGCGAGGGGGCGGCCATGAAGCTGGCCAAGACCGGTCAGCGCATCGCCGTGGTCGAAGCCCATGAGCGCGTCGGCGGCGGCTGCACCCACTGGGGCACCATCCCCAGCAAGGCGCTGCGCCACGCCATCCAGCTGCTCGCCGACTATCGCCGCAACCCGCTGTTCCAGCACACCCAGCACCAGATTGAGGTCGAGTTCCCCGACCTGCTGCGCGCCGCCGATGGCGCCATCGATGATCAGGTCCGCACCCGCTTCCGTTACTACCGGCGCAACCGGGTCGAGGTGGTGTTCGGGCGCGCGGTGTTCCTCGAGCCCGACCTGATCGAGGTGCGCCGCGCGCGCGGCCCGAGCGAGCGGCTGCGCGCCAAGCACTTCGTCATCGCCACCGGCTCGCGCCCCTATCATCCGCCCGACATCGACTTCTCGCACCCCCGGGTGCTCGACAGCGACTCGGTGCTCGGACTGCAGCAGACACCGCGCTCGCTGACGATCTACGGGGCCGGTGTCATCGGTTGCGAGTATGCCTCGATCATGGGCGCACTCGACGTCAAGGTGAACCTGGTCAACACCCGTGACCGCCTGCTCTCCTTCCTCGACGACGAGATCACCGACGCGCTGAGCTATCACCTGCGCCAGCAGGGCGTGGTGATCCGACACGACGAGGTCTACGAGCACGTCGAACCGGAAGCCGACGGCGTGGTACTGCACTGCCGCTCGGGCAAGAAGTTCAAGACCGACTATCTGCTGTGGGCCAACGGGCGCGCCGGCAACACCCAGGACATGGGCCTGGAGGAGATCGGCCTCGCGCCCAACAGTCGCGGCCAGCTCGAGGTCAACGCCAGCTACCAGACCGCACTGGAGCATATCTATGCCGTCGGTGACGTCGCCGGACCACCGGCGTTGGCCAGCGCCAGCTACGACCAGGGTCGTTTCGTCGGCGCCCACATCGCCGACGGCGAGTGCGGCTGGTCGCTGATCGACGAGTTCCCCACCGGCATCTACACCGTCCCCGAGATCAGCTCGGTGGGTCGCACCGAGCGCGAGCTGACCGCCGCGCAGATCCCCTACGAGGTCGCCCAGGCCGACTTCAAGAGCATCGCCCGCGCCCAGATCACCGGCCACACCGTGGGCATGCTCAAGCTGCTATTCCACCGCGAGACGCTGGAGATCCTCGGCATCCACTGTTTCGGCGAGCAGGCCGCGGAGATCGTCCATATCGGACAGGCGATCATGTCGCAGCAAGGCTCGGCCAACAACATCCGCTACTTCACCGAGACCACCTTCAACTACCCGACCATGGCCGAGGCCTATCGCGTCGCCGCCCTCAACGGCCTCAACCGGCTGTTCTGA
- the gshA gene encoding glutamate--cysteine ligase, whose amino-acid sequence MNDPRSIYARRVERLAGATVPLFAGNRVGLEKEGLRVSAGGQLAATAHPDALGAALTHPYITTDFSEALLELITPALASAEEALDFLADLHAHVHRHLDDELLWATSMPCVLEGGRRIPLARYGCSNAARMKTVYRRGLGNRYGRTMQVIAGIHYNFSFGEAFWDRLQAIEGERGDPRAFRDRMQMGMLRNLQRIGWLVPYLFGASPAICASFVQGQETDLEYFDDTTLYYPHATSLRMGDIGYQNQQEEGTGIKASYDSLADYVRTLTWAIETPCPEYQRIGVKVGDRYEQLNANVLQIENEYYSTVRPKQLTEWMERPTLALARRGIRYVELRSPDIDVFEPTGASVAQLHFMELLMLHCVLAESPLIDAAERRAIDTNLVLTAHRGREPGLTLVRAGRETRLRDWAEELLDRFAALAVLLDGGEDGPRAASLRAQRDKVADADVTPSARVLAEMRAHGEGFFAFAQRMSNAHRAYFQQRRPSAAHQALFERLAHDSHQQQRALEESEEESFDDFLARYFAQGGE is encoded by the coding sequence TTGAACGACCCCCGATCGATCTACGCGCGCCGTGTCGAGCGACTCGCCGGTGCCACCGTCCCGCTGTTCGCCGGCAACCGCGTCGGACTGGAGAAGGAGGGGCTGCGCGTCTCCGCCGGCGGCCAGCTCGCCGCTACCGCGCATCCTGACGCGCTCGGCGCCGCGCTCACCCATCCCTACATCACCACCGATTTTTCCGAGGCGTTGCTCGAGCTGATCACCCCGGCGCTGGCCAGCGCCGAGGAGGCGCTCGACTTCCTCGCCGACCTCCATGCCCATGTCCATCGTCATCTCGACGACGAACTGCTGTGGGCGACCAGCATGCCCTGTGTGCTCGAGGGCGGCCGCCGCATCCCGCTGGCGCGTTACGGCTGCTCCAACGCCGCGCGGATGAAGACCGTCTATCGGCGCGGCCTGGGCAACCGCTACGGGCGTACCATGCAGGTGATCGCCGGGATCCACTACAACTTCTCCTTCGGCGAGGCGTTCTGGGACCGGCTCCAGGCGATCGAGGGCGAGCGCGGCGATCCACGCGCCTTTCGCGATCGCATGCAGATGGGGATGCTGCGCAACCTGCAGCGCATCGGTTGGCTGGTGCCCTATCTGTTCGGGGCCTCGCCGGCGATCTGCGCGAGCTTCGTGCAGGGGCAGGAGACCGACCTCGAGTACTTCGACGACACCACCCTCTACTACCCCCATGCCACCTCGCTGCGCATGGGCGATATCGGCTATCAGAACCAGCAGGAAGAGGGCACCGGTATCAAGGCGAGCTACGACAGCCTCGCCGACTATGTGCGCACCCTCACCTGGGCGATCGAGACCCCCTGTCCCGAGTATCAGCGCATCGGCGTCAAGGTCGGCGATCGCTACGAGCAGCTCAACGCCAACGTGCTGCAGATCGAGAACGAGTACTACAGCACGGTGCGTCCCAAGCAGCTCACCGAGTGGATGGAACGCCCGACCCTGGCGCTCGCCCGTCGCGGCATCCGCTATGTCGAGCTGCGTTCGCCCGACATCGATGTGTTCGAGCCGACCGGGGCGAGCGTCGCCCAGCTCCATTTCATGGAGTTGCTGATGCTCCACTGCGTGCTCGCCGAGAGCCCGCTGATCGATGCCGCCGAGCGCCGCGCGATCGACACCAACCTGGTGCTCACCGCGCACCGCGGGCGTGAGCCGGGACTGACGCTGGTGCGCGCCGGGCGCGAGACACGACTGCGCGACTGGGCCGAGGAGCTGCTCGATCGCTTCGCCGCACTCGCGGTGTTGCTCGACGGCGGCGAGGACGGGCCGCGCGCAGCGAGTCTGCGGGCTCAGCGCGACAAGGTGGCTGATGCTGATGTCACACCCTCGGCGCGGGTGCTCGCCGAGATGCGCGCCCACGGCGAGGGTTTCTTCGCCTTCGCCCAGCGGATGTCGAACGCGCATCGCGCGTATTTTCAGCAGCGGCGTCCGAGTGCTGCGCACCAGGCGCTGTTCGAGCGCTTGGCGCACGACTCGCACCAGCAGCAGCGCGCGCTCGAGGAGAGTGAGGAGGAGAGCTTCGACGACTTCCTGGCGCGCTATTTCGCCCAGGGGGGGGAGTAG